The following are from one region of the Camarhynchus parvulus chromosome 3, STF_HiC, whole genome shotgun sequence genome:
- the KCNF1 gene encoding potassium voltage-gated channel subfamily F member 1, translated as MAGDSRFPDVDADGSEKSEEMEIVVNVGGVRQVFYGDYLNQYPETRLAELVNCLSGGYDSIFSLCDDYDPGKREFYFDRDPDAFKCIIDVYYFGEIHMKKGICPICFKNEMEFWKVDLQFLDDCCKAHLSEKKEELEEIARRVQLILDDLGVDASESRWKKCQKCIWKFLEKPESSYPARVIAVLSFLFILISSVVMCVGTIPDLQVVDAEGNRMEHPTLDSIETACIGWFTMEYVLRLISSPNKLHFALSFMNIVDVLAILPFYVSLTLTHLGAKLMELSNVQQAVQALRIMRIARIFKLARHSSGLQTLTYALKRSFKELGLLLMYLAVGIFVFSALGYTMEQSHPETLFKSIPQSFWWAIITMTTVGYGDIYPKTTLGKLNAAISFLCGVIAIALPIHPIINNFVRYYNKQRVLETAAKHELELMELNSAEGKAAGSRSELEDLSRESKEGPFYSSRIKVSHSDTFIHLLSEEKHHRTRLQSCK; from the coding sequence ATGGCAGGTGACTCTAGGTTTCCAGATGTGGACGCTGATGGAtcagaaaaaagtgaagaaatggAGATTGTAGTCAATGTCGGCGGGGTAAGGCAGGTGTTCTATGGAGATTACCTGAATCAGTACCCAGAAACACGGCTGGCAGAGCTGGTCAATTGTTTATCGGGTGGATACGATAGCATATTTTCCCTCTGTGATGACTATGATCCTGGAAAGAGAGAGTTTTACTTTGACAGAGATCCAGATGCTTTCAAATGCATTATTGACGTGTACTACTTTGGGGAAATTCACATGAAGAAAGGAATATGCCCCATATGTTTCAAGaatgaaatggaattttggaAAGTGGATCTGCAATTTTTGGATGACTGCTGCAAAGCTCACCTAAGTGAAAAAAAGGAGGAACTGGAAGAAATAGCCCGAAGGGTGCAACTCATTCTGGATGACTTGGGAGTAGATGCCTCAGAAAGTCGCTGGAAAAAGTGCCAAAAATGCATCTGGAAATTTCTGGAGAAGCCAGAATCATCCTATCCAGCTAGAGTGATTGCTGTACTGtcctttctgtttattttgatCTCCTCTGTTGTGATGTGTGTGGGGACCATCCCAGACCTGCAGGTGGTAGATGCAGAGGGGAACCGTATGGAGCACCCAACCCTGGACAGCATTGAGACCGCCTGCATAGGCTGGTTCACCATGGAGTACGTGCTGAGGCTGATCTCCTCTCCCAACAAACTCCACTTTGCCCTTTCTTTCATGAACATTGTTGATGTGCTAGCAATACTTCCTTTCTACGTCAGCCTGACCTTGACCCACCTGGGGGCCAAGCTGATGGAGCTGAGCAATGTCCAGCAGGCTGTCCAGGCGCTGCGCATCATGAGGATCGCAAGGATTTTCAAGCTCGCACGGCATTCCTCAGGGCTCCAGACCCTAACCTATGCCCTGAAACGCAGCTTTAAGGAGCTTGGGCTGCTCCTCATGTACTTAGCTGTTGGAATCTTTGTCTTTTCTGCCCTAGGTTATACCATGGAACAAAGTCACCCCGaaactttatttaaaagcatCCCTCAATCATTTTGGTGGGCAATCATTACCATGACCACAGTTGGATACGGAGACATTTACCCTAAAACAACACTAGGAAAACTGAATGCTGCCATCAGTTTTCTTTGTGGAGTGATAGCGATCGCcctccccatccatcccatcaTTAACAACTTTGTCAGGTATTACAACAAACAGAGAGTTTTAGAAACAGCTGCCAAACATGAATTGGAGCTGATGGAACTAAACTCTGCTGAGGGGAAAGCTGCAGGCTCCAGAAGTGAACTGGAGGATCTTTCAAGGGAAAGCAAAGAGGGTCCTTTTTATAGCAGCCGGATAAAAGTCTCCCACAGTGACACCTTTATTCATCTCCTGTCAGAAGAGAAACACCATAGGACCAGGCTTCAAAGCTGCAAATAA